The Zingiber officinale cultivar Zhangliang chromosome 2A, Zo_v1.1, whole genome shotgun sequence genomic sequence CCCAAGTTCCAGACTCTCATGCCgattgaccgagttataagtgagcttgctctcacacccaTGTTCTAAGGCATTCAGATCATACACTGTGCCTTCAATCTTCAAGACACTCAGATTATACACTATGCTCATGTTCCAGACTTTCATACCGCTtggttgagttataagtgaatcTGCCCTCACGCCCAAGTTCCAAACTTTCGTGCCGCTCAGTAGAGTTATAAGCAAGCCTACCCTCATGCCCAAGTTCTAGACTCTCGTGTCATTCGGTCAAGTTACAAGCTAAGCTACCCTCGTgcccaagtcctagactctcgtacCGCCtaatcgagttataagcgagtatgttcTCATGCCCAAATCCCAGACTCTCATAtcgttcgaccaagttataagagaGTCTACCTTCACCCCTATTCTCAACTCTTACCACAAATTGTAAATATTCAAATGGGTAATGCTCCAAGCATAAAACTCAAATGGCAGAAATAGGATCGAGTGTCCAAGCTAATGACATTAAAGAACACAAGTGTCTAGTCAGTCGAGCTTGCAGTCTCCTTCAACTAGATTTAAAGGGAATGCTAGTGATACAACGAGTAAAGTGGGACCCTCAAAATTGGGTTCAACATTAAGAAAGTCAACTGAtatggtggtcaaagtcaagaatGGGTTAACCCTCGGGTCGTATTGATGTCATgctgaaatgagtctagtgtcaCCAGCGAGTGCTCTGGCTTATCTGACTAGAGGTTCAACCAGATATCATAGGCACATCACTCGGCTAGACTAAACTCTATATTTAAGTATAGCTATCGAGTGCAAGATGAACCCCTGACATAAAATTTGACTAGACATATTGTCCGAGTGGATGTTGAATCCCCGCCATAAACCCGGTCGGCTTAAAGGCCGATCGGACTTACGGGACCtaactccccacttctcatgagcATAACTCCCAACATATAGTCGGTCAGCCCCCTAATCTACAACCGGTCGACCCAGAGCCGGTTGAACTCTCTCTAGGAGACAACATTGCCAGAATCGTAACAACATGTTAGGGAATATGCTGTTATCCTAACATATACATATAACGGAACCTTCTTCTAACCAGGGAAAAGCTACTGTACATCCTTCACTACATGACATATTCTGATACTAGATATTCTCTGCCGCCTCATTAATTGCGGAGGTTATGAAGGTGGTATAAAAAAGGGGGCGCAAGGTCTCACGAGCACAATTTATCAATTGATCTACTATTCATTGTCTTCCATTTTTCGCTTGGCTACTATTCTGACTTAAGTGTCGGAGTATTTATATTAGGAACTTCTTCCCCAGTTCTTGCTCTAACGTTTCCATCGACTCTATCTGCGGTGTATGTAGGTCCACAGCTCCTAGCTCCAGAATCCCTTGACGCCATCTTCTTCCAGCTCAGAGTCTTCGCACGGTTGACATCGAAGTCATCTCGACACCACCATAGCCAACGCACGATCTCCCCTGCTTTCAAACAGGATCAACCATGCTAATCGATTGGAATAATCAATTAAGGTCTTTTGTAAGAGAATAAAGAGTTTGGGAATTAATTGGGTAATCTATTAAGGCTTTCTGAATTCATTGAGATGGCTCATCAATCGATTAGGATTAAAAAAAAGAGTTATTCTGTAGGTTGTTGGACGGTTGGATGACGTGACAATGGATTAGGGAAAAATCTAATCGATTAGAGGCGTCAAGTGAACCCTAGAAAAGAGTTTTCATGAAGGTTTGAAGCTAGATTGCTCTCGCACACTCTCTGCCAATTCTTGAACTCTTGGAAAACAAGTGTTACTACACTTTCCAATGATAAAGACATCTACAAACTACAAGAGATCAAACAAGGTATTTATTGTATtgtatatttattttcttattatattttcttattatgagtatataCGAGGTTTCTTCACTTCCGATTTACTTTAGAAAATGAGTATTTTCATAGTGCAGTGTATGCACtatgtggatctttggattaatCATCTTAAGTAGATGAATATCAAATAATTCAAGATGTTAATATTGATTTAAGTTTTTTCGCTACAACAAATAACTGAGATAAAATGATTGGAGTTAATCATCCCTCtaactcataaaaaaaaaaattacaagtctGACTAATTCCAGAAATAGACGACATTCATCTTAGAAGtttatttaaagaaaaattatctcTATTGTATTCGAACtgtctttatttattttcctaaatcTTTCATAATCTCTCTATTTATTATGGGAGtaatagtaatatttttttaaaaaatatgacaAATAAAGATAAGTATTATCAAAACTGAATTAAGAGACTACATCGCAGATACCAATAGATGCAGCATCCAATTGAACCTTCAAACCATCCAGAAACTTCAGACGAAATTGTAAAGCGAAAAGGAAATAACTTCACTAGAGAATAAAAGTCGactgtaaatataaaaataaatgttCTAAATgaataaattaaactaatttaatagaaattataataaattttatttgtcaaaaaaaataaaaataaaatctctaattgattagggattagtacttttaaatttattttagataTGTTAatcttgattttattttattttttattttttatcgtgAAGAATCCAACTTGAAAGTTATcctcaatttattttttaaaaaattattttcttttctgaGTTATTTCCTCCTTTGTTTTACTAAATTAATTATAATgtaaaaaataagaaatgaattaagtttcatccATCAATTATTATTTTGGACTAAATGATAAAGATAATAATGTATCTATTTTCGGAAAATTAACtttcataaataataataataataataataataatataaaaatatctaGATTATTCAGAAGGAAATTATTAGTAATcatgtaaataaataaatgcctatttttgatgaattCTATTGGCGGCATTTTGGCTTTAAAACCTACCTAATAAGCTGTTGTTGTACGCTATGTAAGGTCAACACGTCGATTCTCCACGTGGCTCTATTTCATTGGTCATGTGGTTCCTAGAGAAGATTTATTTGGTAAGCCGCTCGCGGAGTAAAGTTACCAGGAAGTTACCAGAACCCGTaatttctctctatatatatccAGTTGTTCGATCGGGAGAAGTAGAGTCCACGAGGAATGGCGATCTTGAGAAGTCGTTTGCTGGTAGCTGCCCTAGCGACAGTTCTCGCCGTCGCTTCGATCTGCTCCGCCGAGGTCTACTTGGAGGAGCGATTTGACGGTATGCACTCATCTCTGGTCTATTGGCGATATGGGATCTAGTGTAATCCTTCGATCTCGATCCGCATTTCTTACCTCGCAGGGTTTGAAATTTTTTTCCCATTCAGTTTTTCCTGTTTCTAATTTTTAATAGTTGGGTCGTTTCTGATGCTTGGATCAACCTCTTGTAGAAAGTTCTATAATGGTTTCGATTGTCTGTATCTTGGTTTCACTCTGTTCCAACTTCCATGTGTGAGGCAGTTGGAGCGAAGATTACAGAATTATAGTTGTTTCTTAAATTTCGTTGACCTTTTTCAGTCTTTTAGTTTAGTCGGGAAGTTCCTAGATTTATCTTTTATGAGATTTCTGTTATTTTAAATTGCAGGTTTTTGTTTCATTGTGGATCTTATAGGATTGTCGTACTCGTTTTTATTGTCTGGAAATAGAATTATGAAAAAATTTTGATAGATCACGTGGACTTTTGCATGCAATGTTAGAACGTTTGCTTGAGTTCCTTATCAGAACGAGAAGTGTTTGAATTTGTAATGCTTATTCTTAGCAAGCCTTTTGGTGTCTTTGCACTGTCTGTATTTGTCACCGTTTGTTTCTTCCTCCTTTTGGGTTCTGATAGTACTGTTTGCCGAAGCAAAATTTGTATAGTCTAGTTTACTTATGAAAAAGAAATTAGAAGATCCACACATTTCAATAAGTTCTTTATTCACTTATAATATCCAAGATGGGTGGGAGAATCGGTGGGTCAAATCTGACTGGAAGAAGGATGAAAACATGGCTGGAGAATGGATCTACACTTCTGGAAATTGGACAGCCGATGCTGAAGATAAAGGTACTGCTATGTTGTCAAATCTCATTTTTCTTTGTTAATAAAGTACTGCTCAAACCGCCACAGACTCACAGTTTTTTCTGCCTGCAGGAATCCAAACCTCTGAAGACTACAGATTCTATGCCATTTCAGCAGAGTTCCCTGAGTTTAACAACAAGGGCAAGACATTAGTATTCCAATTCTCAGTAAAACATGAACAAAAACTTGACTGTGGTGGTGGCTACATTAAATTGCTTAGTGGTGAAGTGGATCAGAAGAAATTTGGTGGAGATACTCCTTACAGGTACTATTAATCATTCTCTGTATACTGGTTCTCTATTTTATTATGATGTTTTTTTGTTGATAATCTAACTTGCTCCTCTGCGTCTGGAATTTGCAGTATCATGTTTGGACCTGACATCTGTTTGCATAGCACTAAAAAGGTTCATGCCATCTTTTCACGTGATGGGAAAAACCACTTGATTAAGAAAGAAGTTCCATGCAAGACTGATCAACTAACTCATGTGTATACTTTCATCGTCCATCCTGATGCTACATACAGCATTCTTATTGATAACAATGAGAAGCAAACAGGTAGCTTGTATGATGATTGGGATATTCTTCCTAAGAAGCAAATCACGGACCCTGATGCCAAGAAGGTGAGTGCTATCTACCAATTGTCCATATGCTCTCTAGTATGTGTAACATTCATTTGATTTGGTTGTGTTATGTTGCAGCCTGAAGATTGGGATGACAAGCAGTACATCCCTGATCCAGAGGACAAGAAACCTGAGGTAAATAAAACTCTGCTCAGTTGGCATGCTTCACTTTCTTTTTTTGTCAGTTGTAGGCAAACATGATCAAATCCCTGAATTAGAGTTTGATATTTGCTTTGGGGATTTCTAATGTCTTTCTACTTAATCGTTAACTTGTTAGTATAACGGAAAACCTAAGGTTTGATTTACTTTGAATGAGAACGTATAAGTCACACAGGATACGGAATTACAAAACTAAGGTTTCAAATTTTGTACTTGGAGTATAATAACATATAAAGTACAACAAATTCAAGTCCACTGCAAAATTGAAGTCCAGAAATTACTTGTAATGTCACAACAGCTTATATTTTCTGCATCTGTTGCTTGCATTCCATGTGTGTTTTAAGATCATCTTCTATTTAGCTTGATCTATACCTTTAACTATGCTAAGCAATCTTAACTTTGTTATTGAAGGGGTACGATGATATTCTCAAGGAGATTACTGATCCTGATGCTAAAAAGGTAAAATTTGTCAGGTTTCTTTGTTTGTGAGTGTTATTTCCTGTGccaatattttctatttttgttacATGACTGGCTTATCTACAGCCTGAAGATTGGAATGAAGAAGAGGATGGTGAATGGACAGCACCGACCATTCCCAACCCTGAATACAAGGGGCCCTGGAAGCAAAAGGTTTACATATTACTGGTTAGTTAGATTTGCATTAGAACAAGGACATGAAATTCTAAtttgtttgtttttcttattaatagaaaATTAAGAATCCCAATTACAAGGGGAAGTGGGAGGCACCATTGATTGATAACCCTGGtatttataatatttatatttcACTTCGGAAGTTTTGAGTATGTCCACATTTGCGATTTGATTTCATTTGCTATCTGTCTTCCTGCAGATTACAAGGATGACCCTGATATCTATACCTATCCCAATTTGAGATATGTAGGCATTGAATTATGGCAGGTTGATTTACTCCCCAGTCCGATAGACCCAAATTCCCAGttgccttttttttttgtcaatctGAATATCTTATTTGCCTATGTGCTTTTTAGGTGAAATCTGGAACTCTGTTTGATAACATTCTGGTCTCTGATGATCCTGAATATGCCAAAAAATTTGCTGAAGAAACATGGGGCAAAAATAAGCTTGTGGGTTCCAAAAAATAATTGTTATAAGATCTTATTTGGCATGCTTCCTTGCAGTAGAATCCCTAATTTTATTTTTGGATCTCTCTTGCAGGCTGAAAAAGCAGCATTTGATGAAGctgagaaaaagaaggaagaggaggtatTATTTGATATCCTTAACCATCAACCTTTCCAATTTGAAGCTTTAGACAATATTATCAAATATTTGAATAATTCATCTAGTCTTTTGCACTTTTAATTCATGCAAGTGATACTAGTGCAAAATAGATCGACGCCTATTACCATAAATAATGTTTTTCTTGGGCAAAGGATGGGGGGTATGCCTACTGATTTTGTAGGAATTCCATTTCATTGGCCCATAGTTAAAACACCTAAATTTGTTATAATCATCTTTACGAGGATCTCTTATTTCTTTGTGATTATGattttgtttaaattttataGGGTGTGTATTTATATTATTCTACCTTTCTATTACAAGTCATCTCATCTTACATAATAGTTTAATGCTTGGTAAACTACCCGTGTAGTCGGTCTGAAATAGTTGAGACTCAAGTTTGTCTTTTTTGTTAACTATATTTATTACTTGCTAGGCAATATGTATTATTCCTAACCAACAATTGTGTTTGGGCAGGAATCTAAAGATGATGAGTCAGATATAGAAGTAAGATTCAAATTCACTTTTTCCTCCATTCTCGTATCTTCtccacaatttttttttatgtcaCTTAATGATATCCTTGAAATAAACAGGATAAAGATGAAGATGATGCAGAGTCTGATTCAGATGcggaagaaaaggaaaaggagacTGCTCATGTAACATTCTCTTTATCCTAATGCCTGTTTGATAATAATTCCATCAACTGTTATAGAATTGTAgtcattttatttcttaaattttctcAATGACGCTAACAATTTGTTCATTTGATTGTTTCAGGATGAGCTTTAGATGTCGAGGTTGTTGCAAGTTAGCTCATGCACAGTTACTGGAGTTCTCTTAATCGATCTTATTTAGTCAGTGAACTTTTAGTGCCCTTGGGGATTTCTCTTGCTGTATTTGAGCTAGGCATGAAATGTTAGATGCATTGAACTTCAAGTAATTGGCAAGAATTTTGATTATTGTCACCGTAATTTCTCTCAATGAAATGTTAGATGCATTTAACTTCAACCATGGCTTCTGAAAACGTTGCAGTTTTTGCACTGGACGTTAATCTGTCGAGTTGACCTTTCTTCgtacttaaaaattatgtttaccaaGTCAAATATAAATTTTGTATGCACGGTGAATAAATTATAAAGCATCTAaccacaaaaaataaaaaaaaataaaaaaaatgataatctcagttaACCTCATTAACTATCTCAATAATTATGATTTATATCAAATCTTCATAAGGTGCCAAAAACATATATAGCTAGAACAATTATTTCTACTTATGATTTATCTTTTATGAACTatgttgaaaatttaaattttatttaaaatttaaatttttttataataaaattttgagGTCGACGATATTTAGTAAATCACGATTTcattggaaatttataaaaataagagatcttaaaaaattaaaaataatgtttttttgGCAATTTATTTTGAACGTAGGTTATGTGTTTTGATTTTACCCCTCTTTATTTAaaccgaaccaaataaaaatttaattatttatcaaataatttatataaaagttATTGATcaccttatttttttaaaaaaattatgtcatTAAACTCATGATCATGTCTTAaagttattcatatttttttaaatttaaatttttaataacaatttttaaaaataaaaatatagaagatggttaataaaaaatatataaaattaaaggaatgttaataaaaataaaatatatttttattattattttataaatattttttaatagctcaaacttttaaagaaaaaattaaaattaaataactaaaaattaaaaattactttgatGTTAGTTTCTAAGGATCAACAGTACTGTGGTATTATTATTTGATGAACAAAATTACTATGGTGTTGAAACTTTAAAAACCTTTTGAGCATCGTTCAAAATGACTCTAAGCTGATAACTTAAGGTATATTTGGACTTAGGGACATTACATAAATCTAACGGagtaggaatgagtctaattagagCTTATTAAATCCTTCAATGAGTTTTGATAAAATCACTGATGGATTTAGGGTATTTGGATTTTTAAAAACTTGTCATGAAATTAACGCGATGAGTATGGAGAAGGTTTATATGGTGGGTGATCCGGGTATTGCCTGAGGGTAGAGAATGAAATTAGAGAGGGAAGAGAGGGTATTTGGGTCTTTTGGCATATGAAGGTTAGGGTGGAGGCGGGGGATGTGGTTCGTGTTTTAAGGGGATCTGCCGTCACCGCCAAAAAAGAGAGGGGGGGAGCTCGAGGTTTTTTCCGCCGTCGGGACCAGGGTCGTGGGTCTCCGCCATcgcctctcctctcctcctcGCGTCGCCGGCCTTCGGCCCCTCTGGCCATCCCTCTTATTCCTTCTTCCTACTTGTGCCGCCTTCGTTGCCGGCCATGCTAGGCCCTCGCCGATGACATGGAGGAGCCGCCATCTCTAGCGTGCGTACCCGCTGCCGCCTTCTCCCGCGGCCGCTGCCGCCGCCTCCTGCGGCCGCCAGCCGCTGCCATTACCGCCGTCGACCATTGTCGCCGCCCCAGGCCGCGCCCCAGTGGCTGCGGATGTCACCGCCGCCACCCCCAGCGGGCATCGACGGCTCTCCCACACTGCCGGGAGCGAGTGCCTCAGCCGGCCGTGACTTCCAGCGGCCGTCAGCGCCTCCCGCCTGCCACGTGCCTCCTCCAGAGGCTGCCGCCATCTCCTGCTACAACCACTGCCGCAGCCGTCTTTGGCGGCCAGTGCCTCCGGCGTCCTGCGCCTTCATCTCTGGTATCTACTGCCGCAGCCGCCGACACCTCCAGGCAACATCGTCACCCTCCGAGCAGTCGCCTGCCGAGGGCTCAGGTATCATACTATGCttatattccggcctgcgagccgagaatGTGTTCAGCCTTCGCGCCGTTATTGTATCCCGGCCTGCGAGCTGGTGTAGCATTCGGCCTTCGTATAGCTGTTGTATTCCAGCTTGTTAGCCGAGGTTGTAGTCGGACAGGGCGTCGTCCTGTGGATCCATATTGCGCCCGACTCCTAGCCACTGGAGCCAGCTACTCACTGGGCAGACATTTATCTACTATTCGGAACTGCGACGACTCGGTCAGTATCACGATCAGCTCATCCAcctatccgagggcgccccctccCCCCCctcccccggggccagggtacgtcttcTTATTCATTTTGTACTTATTTTGTTGTCCTATTATTATATGGATGCTTATATGTTCGTGGGACCTATCTCGAGTACTGAGGTATCAGGGATCGGGGCAACCCGATCACTGGTTGCAGGTGTTGTTGACCAGAAGATatcggacgacttggtcaacatagaggacagatcatcaaccgggtcatggggttGCGGTCAActttccagacacgtcacaccgacaggttcgtcttctcagcttcccgatagGATCAGTGGGCAATCCTGGTTCTGAGCCTTGTAAATAAAGTTATGGTTGCATGTTAATTGACACTGGTGTTGGTTTCGAAAGATCAACATTACTATGATGTTGTTCTTCAACGATCAATACTATAGTGTTATGTTTTTCTCACTATAGTAGTGTTGGTTTCTGAAGATCATCACTATTATGGCATTGATCTCTGAAGAGAAACACCATAGTGTTCTGAAAATTTAAATTCCTTTTGCTCAGTACTTGGAAAACAGTAAAAGAGGACAAATTTGGACTCTAATgaattgaataaatccataagagttGAAATGAGTTCAATCATAGCTAGCTaagtttattaataaattttgattgaaactcattgatagacctagaaaatttgaatttctaaaaaattataaTGAAATAGAAGAGGTGAGTGTGAAGAAGGTAAATATAGTGTGAAATCCTAATTGAAGTTATGACCTATGCCAATTGACACTTAGTCTAAAATTTTCTACACTTTTGAGCAATACTTGGAATGATTTACAATGATAATGGAGTATTTGGACTCCTAAGTGTTTATACAATCAACCTctagagtttcgatgtttgacaatgtactcAAGTCTAGTCAATTTGACAAAGGTAAATtcaaataggacttgatgtttgaaAGAAAGAattctagtcaggactagatgactagtaaggataaatcctaactagaagttaggtaggtgagaagtctactaagtgactagtcaTAACTGGAGATTAGGTAAGGGATatccttagtgagtgaagttagaccctaatgagtgaaactaagtgtgaaagtcctggtaagtgaagccatgcagtggaagccctagtgagtggagttagaccctagtgagtgaaacttggtggtggaagtcctagtgagtaaagctagacagTGATAATTCTATTAATTGAAGCTAGGCCCTAGCGAATAAAGTTAGGTGGAGAAAGTTATAGTGAGTAAAGCTACGTAGTAGAAGACCTTAGAGGAAGGTAActctaggtaatgagaagtcttgggaGAGTAAAGTCTAAGTATGTATGTGGTTGACTGAACTAGCGAATCTTGAAAGTTGCTAACActatttactttaatattttatctattgtgaTAACTTGGTGTTGTAGGAAATGTTGATTaggttgatcagacactaagcaagactagagaaagtccaaacaggtctggagaaccaaatgtttggtaggtaaggtcagttaagcaactagaggagagatccaatgaggGCGCATTCCCGGTTGAGGAAATGGTATGCATCGGTCCGACTTAGGATTTTAGTGAAATCTAAAGTCAGGATCGGATAATTTTGAGACTGTCAGATTAACGTTAATACTATTTTTTGTCTATTTTGCTAACTTTGTAGTGCAGGACATCGAAGTTGGAAGTTGGCTGGAAAAGGGACTTTCAGGCTCTCAAAATAGCCCAAATCCAGCTTCGCAGGGGTGGTCCAAGTGCTAGAGAAGTGATAAAGGTGACTCAAATAAGGCTTCACCGAGGAGCAGCCATGTCAGCATTCCAGACGTCCGGAAGCGATCCAGACGTCTGAATATGGATAATCTCAGCGATGAAGGTGGATTAGATAAACTTCGGTGGAGACGCTTGAGGGCAGTCTAGGCGCATAGAAGAGCTTATAAAAGCaacttcgaccagcagcttcaaatcaATTCAGACAACTTGTTTATGCACTTCCTCGACTGTCTGGTTGTTCCAATTTCGTACTACTATTGTGCTGCGACGCTTCTACACTCAACTATTGCAAACGGACTGAAACCAACACACGAGCTCACTAAATTCTTCATCTTTGTGTTGGTAATATATTTTTTTGTCATTTAATTTACTGCATAAAGGAAGTGTAAGTTGTTacacttccttcttctttttcattgTACTCGATTACTCTGCCAAGAGTTTACCGATAGAGAGTTTTAGTGAATTACCTATCAAAAAAGGTTAAAAGAatctgagtcttggagtagcAATCGTCAAAGACtcagaaccaagtaaatcattatattttatttttcctcacttagtttatttttccgtTGCATATTCGCTTTCAAAAGtcgaaaaagaaagattttaaattaaatacaCATGATTCAACCCCCATCTTACGTGCAAACGATCCTACACTAAGCATTGCAAAAACCTACAAGAGTTAGAATGAGTCCAATCAGAGTTAGATAAGTCTATCAATGGATTTGACTGAAACTCATTAAAGGACCTAGATGAcatgaattttttaaaacttgCAATGAGATGGAAGAGATGAGTATGTACAAGGTATATGGTGTACAATCCTAGTCTTGAGACCCATAAGCCAAGTAATGGTTGCATGATAATT encodes the following:
- the LOC122041783 gene encoding calreticulin-like, translating into MAILRSRLLVAALATVLAVASICSAEVYLEERFDDGWENRWVKSDWKKDENMAGEWIYTSGNWTADAEDKGIQTSEDYRFYAISAEFPEFNNKGKTLVFQFSVKHEQKLDCGGGYIKLLSGEVDQKKFGGDTPYSIMFGPDICLHSTKKVHAIFSRDGKNHLIKKEVPCKTDQLTHVYTFIVHPDATYSILIDNNEKQTGSLYDDWDILPKKQITDPDAKKPEDWDDKQYIPDPEDKKPEGYDDILKEITDPDAKKPEDWNEEEDGEWTAPTIPNPEYKGPWKQKKIKNPNYKGKWEAPLIDNPDYKDDPDIYTYPNLRYVGIELWQVKSGTLFDNILVSDDPEYAKKFAEETWGKNKLAEKAAFDEAEKKKEEEESKDDESDIEDKDEDDAESDSDAEEKEKETAHDEL